In Cololabis saira isolate AMF1-May2022 chromosome 10, fColSai1.1, whole genome shotgun sequence, a single window of DNA contains:
- the LOC133452185 gene encoding tripartite motif-containing protein 16-like, whose translation MAQKGHQLYQETFSCSICLDLLKHPVTIPCGHTYCMNCIKTFWDGEREKKIPSCPQCRRKFTQRPELVKNTMLAAVVEQLKKTGLQAAPADHCYAGPEDVACDFCSGRKLKAIKSCLVCLASYCENHLQPHHDVSVLKKHKLVDASKNTVSAAAERTERQRKMEVSRQQIQQKIQDREKDVKLLQQEVEAINQSADKTVEDSEEIFTELISLLQKRSSDVKQQIRSQQETEVRRVRELQEKLQQEITDLKRRDAEMKQLSDTEDQNQFLHNYLSLSPLSESTHFSSISIRPLSYFKDVTAAVSEVRGQLQDILRDMWTNISLTITDVDVLLSDSQSETKSRAGFLKYSCEITLDPNTVNTQLLLSEENRKVTLMDQHQSYSSHPDRFINVHQVLSRESLTGRHYWEVEKKENVVDIAVAYKNITRSGKWKESGFGFNDKSWSLCCDSASYELCYNGIRTSISGPQTSRIGVYLDHRAGVLSFYSVSETMTLLHRVQTTFTQPLYTGVWINYPGASAEFCKL comes from the coding sequence ATGGCGCAGAAAGGACATCAGCTTTACCAAGAAACCTTTTCTTGTTCGATCTGTTTGGATCTTTTAAAGCATCCGGTGActattccctgtggacacaCTTACTGTATGAACTGTATTAAAACTTTCTGGGATGGAGAAAGGGAGAAGAAAATCCCCAGCTGTCCTCAGTGTAGACGGAAGTTCACACAGAGACCTGAGTTGGTGAAAAACACCATGTTAGCAGCTGTAGTGGAGCAGCTGAAGAAGACTGGACtccaagctgctcctgctgatcactgctatgctggacctgaAGATGTGGCCTGTGATTTCTGCTCTGGAAGAAAACTGAAAGCCATCAAGTCCTGTTTAGTCTGTCTGGCCTCTTACTGCGAGAATCACCTTCAACCTCATCATGATGTGTCTGTATTAAAGAAACACAAGCTGGTGGATGCCTCCAAGAACACAgtctcagctgcagcagaaaggactgagaggcagagaaagatggaggtgagtcgacaacaaatccagcagaagatccaggacagagagaaagatgtgaagctgcttcagcaggaggtggaggccatcaatcagtctgctgataaaacagtggaggacagtgaggagatcttcactgagctgatctctctcctccagaaaagaagctctgatgtgaagcagcagatcagatcccagcaggaaactgaagtgaggagagtcagagagcttcaggagaagctgcagcaggagatcactgacctgaagaggagagacgctgagatgaagcagctctcaGACACCGAGGACCAAAACCAGTTTCTCCACAACTACCTCTCACTGTCACCACTCAGTGAGTCCACACACTtctccagcatcagcatccgtcctctcagCTACTTTAAGGATGTGACAGCAgctgtgtcagaggtcagaggtcaactacaggacatcctgagagacatgtggacaaacatctcactgaccatcactgatgtggatgttttactgtcagaTTCACAATCAGAAACAAAGAGCAGAGCTGGATTTTTGaaatattcatgtgaaatcactctggatccaaacacagtaaacacacagctgttactgtcagaggagaacagaaaggtgactTTGATGGACCAACATCAGTCTTATTCTAGTCATCCGGACAGATTCATTAATGTTCATCAGGTCCTgagtagagagagtctgactggacgtcattactgggaggtggagaagaaagaaaatgtagTTGATATAGCAGTCGCGTACAAGAATATCACCAGATCAGGGAAGTGGAAGGAAAGTGGATTTGGATTTAATGACAAATCTTGGTCACTATGTTGTGACTCAGCCAGTTATGAACTCTGTTACAACGGCATCAGAACCTCCATCTCAGGTCCTCAGACCTCCAGAATAGGAGTTTAcctggatcacagagcaggtgttctgtccttctacagcgtctctgaaaccatgaccctcctccacagagtccagaccaccTTCACTCAGCCGCTCTACACTGGAGTTTGGATTAACTATCCTGGAGCCTCAGCTGAGTTCTGTAAACTGTAA
- the LOC133452403 gene encoding E3 ubiquitin/ISG15 ligase TRIM25-like, protein MAQKGVQLDKETFSCSICLDLLKHPVTIPCGHSYCMNCIKTYWDGEKEKTIPSCPQCRQMFKPRPVLVKNTMLAALVEQMKKTGPQAAPPDHCYAGPEDVVCDFCSGRKRKAIKSCLVCLASYCEKHLQPHHDVAPLKKHKLVDPSKNLQDNICPRHDEVMKMFCRTDQKCICYLCSVDEHKGHDTVSAAAERTERQREMEESRQQIQQEIQDRKKDVKLLQQEVEAINKSADKTVENSEEIFTELISVLQKRSSDVKQQIRSQQETEVRRVRELEEKLQQEITDLKRRDAKMKQLTDTEDHNQFLHNYPSLSPLSASTHSSSISIRPLRYFQDVTAAVSEVRGRLQDILRDTWTNISLTITEVDVLLSDSQSDTKSRAGFLKYSCEITLDPNTVNTQLLLSEENTKVTFMEKHQSYSYHPDRFSERPQALGRESLTGRHYWEVEKKDEIVFIAVSYKNISRSGGWKESRFGLNEKSWSLHCYSDRYEFGHNSIRTSVSGPLSSRIGVYLDHRAGVLSFYSVSETMTLLHRVQTTFTQPLYAGVWIYGPGASAEFCKLK, encoded by the coding sequence ATGGCGCAGAAAGGAGTTCAGCTGGATAAAGAAACCTTTTCTTGTTCGATCTGTTTGGATCTTTTAAAGCATCCGGTGActattccctgtggacacagttaCTGTATGAACTGTATTAAAACCTACTGGGATGGAGAAAAGGAGAAGACAATCCCCAGCTGTCCTCAATGTAGACAGATGTTCAAACCAAGACCTGTGCTGGTGAAAAACACCATGTTAGCAGCTTTAGTGGAGCAGATGAAGAAGACTGGACCCCAAGCTGCTCCTCCTGatcactgctatgctggacctgaAGATGTGGTCTGTGATTTCTGCTCTGGAAGAAAACGGAAAGCCATCAAGTCCTGTTTAGTCTGTCTGGCCTCTTACTGCGAGAAACACCTTCAACCTCATCATGATGTGGCTCCATTAAAGAAACACAAGCTGGTGGATCCCtccaagaacctgcaggacaacatctgcccccgtcatgatgaggtgatgaagatgttctgtcgtactgatcagaagtgtatctgttatctctgctctgtggatgaacataaaggccacgacacagtctcagctgcagcagaaaggactgagaggcagagagagatggaggagagtcgacaacaaatccagcaggagatccaggacagaaagaaagatgtgaagctgcttcagcaggaggtggaggccatcaataagtctgctgataaaacagtggagaacagtgaggagatcttcactgagctgatctctgtcctccagaaaagaagctctgacgtgaagcagcagatcagatcccagcaggaaactgaagtgaggagagtcagagagctggaggagaagctgcagcaggagatcactgacctgaagaggagagacgctAAGATGAAGCAGCTCACAGATACCGAGGACCACAACCAGTTTCTCCACAACTACCCCTCACTGTCACCACTCAGTGCGTCCACACACTcatccagcatcagcatccgtcctctcaggTACTTTCAGGATGTGACAGCGgctgtgtcagaggtcagaggtcgactacaggacatcctgagagacacatggacaaacatctcactgaccatcactgaggtggatgttttactgtcagaTTCACAATCGGATACAAAGAGCAGAGCTGGATTTTTGaaatattcatgtgaaatcactttggatccaaacacagtaaacacaCAGCTGTTACTGTCAGAGGAAAACACAAAGGTGACTTTTATGGAGAAACATCAGTCTTATTCTTatcatccagacagattcagtGAACGTCCTCAGGCCCTGGgtagagagagtctgactggacgtcattactgggaggtggagaagaAAGATGAGATTGTTTTTatagcagtttcatacaagaatatcagcagatcaggggGGTGGAAGGAAAGTAGATTTGGATTAAATGAAAAATCTTGGTCACTACATTGTTACTCAGATAGATATGAATTTGGTCACAACAGCATCAGAACCTCCGTCTCAGGTCCTCTGAGCTCCAGAATAGGAGTTTAcctggatcacagagcaggtgttctgtccttctacagcgtctctgaaaccatgaccctcctccacagagtccagaccaccTTCACTCAGCCGCTCTACGCTGGAGTTTGGATTTACGGTCCCGGAGCCTCAgctgagttctgtaaactcaaataa
- the LOC133452404 gene encoding tripartite motif-containing protein 16-like produces the protein MAQKGDQLDQETFCCSICLDLLKHPVTIPCGHSYCMNCIKTFWDGEKERKLPSCPQCRQTFKPRPVLVKNTMLASVVEQLKKTGLQAAPAGHCYAGPEDVACDFCSGRKLKAIKSCLVCLASYCEKHLQPHHDSSTFKKHKLVDPSKNLQDNICPRHGEVMKMFCRADQKCICYLCSVDEHKGHNTVAALRTERQREMELSRQQIQQEIQDREKDVKLLQQEVEAIKKSADKTVENSEEIFTELISLLQKRSSDVKQQIRSQQKTEVRRVRELEEKLLQEITDLKRRDAEMKQLSDIEDHNQFLHNYLSLSPLSQSTHSSSISIRPLRYFEDVTAAVSEVRGQLQDILRDTWTNISLTITEVDVLLSDSQSEPKSRAGFLKYSCEITLDPNTVNTQLLLSEENRNGTFMKKRQSYSSHPDRFTEHPQVLSRESLTGRHYWEVEKKAGVVDVAVSYKNIRRTGWKESVFGYNDKSWSLHSSSDRYLFWYDNIRTSISGPLSSRIGVYLDHRAGVLSFYSVSETMTLLHRVQTIFTQPLYAGVRINYGPGASAEFCKLK, from the coding sequence ATGGCGCAGAAAGGAGATCAGCTGGACCAAGAAACCTTTTGTTGTTCAATCTGTTTGGATCTTTTAAAGCATCCAGTGActattccctgtggacacagttaCTGTATGAACTGTATTAAAACCTTCTGGGATggagaaaaggagaggaaactccccagctgtcCTCAGTGTAGACAGACGTTCAAACCGAGGCCTGTGCTGGTGAAAAACACCATGTTAGCATCCGTAGTGGAGCAGCTGAAGAAGACTGGACtccaagctgctcctgctggtcactgctatgctggacctgaAGATGTGGCTTGTGATTTCTGCTCTGGAAGAAAACTGAAAGCCATCAAGTCCTGTTTAGTCTGTCTGGCCTCTTACTGCGAGAAACACCTTCAACCTCATCATGATTCATCTACATTCAAGAAACACAAGCTGGTGGATCCCtccaagaacctgcaggacaacatctgcccccgtcatggtgaggtgatgaagatgttctgtcgtgctgatcagaagtgtatctgttatctctgctctgtggatgaacataaaggccataacacagttgcagctttaaggactgagaggcagagagagatggagctgagtcgacaacaaatccagcaggagatccaggacagagagaaagatgtgaagctgcttcagcaggaggtggaggccatcaaaaagtctgctgataaaacagtggagaacagtgaggagatcttcactgagctgatctctctcctccagaaaagaagctctgatgtgaagcagcagatcagatcccagcagaaaactgaagtgaggagagtcagagagcttgaggagaagctgctgcaggagatcactgacctgaagaggagagacgctgagatgaagcagctctcaGACATTGAGGACCACAACCAGTTTCTCCACAACTATCTCTCACTGTCACCACTCAGTCagtccacacactcctccagcatcagcatccgtcctctcaggtactttgaggatgtgacagcagctgtgtcagaggtcagaggtcaactacaggacatcctgagagacacatggacaaacatctcactgaccatcactgaggtggatgttttactgtcagattcacaatcagaaccaaagagcagagctggatttttgaaatattcatgtgaaatcactctggatccaaacacagtaaacacacagctgttactgtcagaggagaacagaaaTGGGACTTTTATGAAGAAACGTCAGTCTTATTCTAgtcatccagacagattcactGAACATCCACAGGTCCTgagtagagagagtctgactggacgtcattactgggaggtggagaagaAAGCAGGTGTAGTTGAtgtagcagtttcatacaagaatatcagAAGAACAGGGTGGAAGGAAAGTGTATTTGGATATAATGACAAATCTTGGTCACTACATTCTTCCTCAGACAGATATTTATTTTGGTACGACAACATCAGAACCTCCATCTCAGGTCCTCTGAGCTCCAGAATAGGAGTTTAcctggatcacagagcaggtgttctgtccttctacagcgtctctgaaaccatgaccctcctccacagagtccagaccatCTTCACTCAGCCGCTCTACGCTGGAGTCAGGATTAACTACGGTCCTGGAGCCTCAgctgagttctgtaaactcaaataa